A stretch of Lactuca sativa cultivar Salinas chromosome 6, Lsat_Salinas_v11, whole genome shotgun sequence DNA encodes these proteins:
- the LOC111897764 gene encoding receptor-like protein EIX2, which translates to MNPCIFVIFSLLLPLFVTTTASQLGGGGDDTNDVMKKKCLDKERDALLLIKASLYDPSDTLSTWTPDDHDCCNWNGVMCSKQTGHVTRLDISLGDLEGEISPSLLNLTYLNLLDLSGNSFHGTIPTFIGSLTRLIYLNLGQNKLNGTIPRSIGSLKNLTYLYLSDNSFYGTIPPELGNLTNLQYLDLSNVGMCRVENIEWLSHLSLLEWLTMDGISLAKANEWVDVILSLRKLSYLSLGGCELSQVMYPYSSSFLNSSSSSSSIESLHLGNNNLNSSMYRWLRLLASNKLHQLHLSGNMLDGIPKYLGSLCTLEYLFFYNNSVVVKLPDFLNNLSGCTSLSLQSLVAYNSQFTGSLSDEIQKFSSLHSLYLSHSHLNGSISEKLWELPRLQTLDVSFNDLRVPLTYHLSGLSYVKDIDLCSCKLGPGFPKWIHTLKNLTRLDLSNNGISDTIPLEFWDMSSSQLHYLNLSSNNISGEVPDLSSNFDNESVIDLSSNSFYGPIPNLPSTLSSLNLSRNKFSGGISFICQFVDGLLEFLDLSHNSFIGQLPNCLWHFKELKVLSLGHNNLFGRLPPSIGSLIQLDVLYLYNNNFSGELPLSLTNCTSLISLNLGANKFSGNVPVWIGENLSKLYVLILRSNNFFGTIPLHLCQLANLQLLDLSMNNLHGAIPSCLSNLTSMVQQGFLQDVDYYRDVGNYASDHQIYVDHAMIEWQGYEREFFSTLKLVKSIDLSSNNLTGQIPHEITSLHDLISMNLSKNVLSGEIPQKIGEMKNLLTLDLSRNNFSGRIPSSMSQMSLLNDLDVSFNNLSGRIPSSTQLQSFPPSTYSGNARLCGPPLTKKCPGEEESKVPPLIGKGEGKEEDIDELEKWFYIGGGMGFATGFWIACGSLLLNRRW; encoded by the coding sequence ATGAATCCttgtatttttgtaattttctcaCTTCTCTTGCCACTCTTTGTGACTACAACTGCAAGCCAATTGGGAGGAGGAGGAGATGATACAAATGATGTTATGAAAAAGAAGTGTTTGGATAAGGAGAGAGATGCTCTCCTTCTTATCAAAGCTTCCCTTTATGACCCCTCTGATACTCTGTCTACATGGACACCTGACGACCATGACTGCTGCAATTGGAATGGAGTCATGTGCAGCAAACAAACAGGTCATGTCACAAGACTTGATATTAGCTTGGGTGACCTTGAAGGTGAGATTAGCCCTTCACTGCTTAACTTAACCTACTTGAATCTTCTTGATCTTTCTGGGAATTCTTTTCATGGAACCATTCCCACCTTCATTGGTTCCTTGACTCGATTAATCTACCTTAACCTTGGCCAAAATAAACTTAATGGAACCATTCCCAGGTCCATTGGCTCCTTGAAAAACTTAACTTATCTTTACCTTTCTGATAACTCTTTTTATGGAACGATTCCTCCAGAGTTAGGAAACCTCACCAACTTGCAATACCTTGACCTTTCAAATGTTGGAATGTGTAGAGTTGAAAACATAGAGTGGTTGTCTCATCTCTCTCTTTTGGAGTGGCTAACAATGGATGGGATTTCCTTAGCCAAAGCAAATGAATGGGTAGATGTAATTCTGAGTCTCCGGAAACTCTCATATTTATCTTTAGGTGGATGTGAGCTGTCACAGGTGATGTATCCATATTCTTCTTCATTTctcaactcttcttcttcttcatcatctatTGAGTCCCTTCATCTTGGAAACAACAATCTCAACTCATCCATGTATCGATGGTTGCGCCTGTTAGCCAGCAATAAGCTTCATCAACTTCATCTCTCTGGCAACATGTTAGATGGGATACCCAAATACCTTGGTAGCCTCTGTACTCTGGAATATTTGTTCTTCTATAACAACTCTGTTGTTGTCAAACTCCCTGATTTTCTCAACAACTTGTCTGGATGCACATCACTTTCATTACAATCGTTGGTTGCTTACAACAGCCAATTTACAGGATCATTGTCTGATGAGATCCAAAAGTTTTCATCCCTCCACTCTCTGTACCTATCTCACAGTCACTTAAATGGAAGCATAAGTGAGAAATTGTGGGAACTACCCAGGCTCCAAACTCTGGACGTTTCTTTTAATGATCTTAGAGTTCCTCTCACATATCATTTGTCAGGCCTATCTTATGTAAAGGATATTGATCTATGCTCTTGCAAGCTAGGGCCTGGCTTCCCCAAATGGATTCATACACTCAAAAATCTTACCCGCCTTGATCTTTCCAATAATGGAATTTCAGACACAATTCCTCTAGAGTTTTGGGACATGTCGTCTTCTCAATTACATTATCTGAATCTCTCTTCCAACAACATTAGCGGTGAAGTACCAGATTTATCATCAAATTTTGACAATGAGTCGGTGATAGATTTAAGTTCTAACAGCTTTTATGGTCCAATACCGAATCTTCCTTCCACCCTGTCGTCACTAAATCTTTCTAGAAACAAATTCTCTGGAGGAATCTCCTTCATATGCCAATTTGTTGATGGGTTGTTAGAATTTCTTGACCTCTCTCATAACTCATTCATTGGACAACTCCCGAACTGTTTGTGGCATTTTAAAGAGCTAAAAGTTCTTAGTCTCGGACACAACAATCTCTTTGGAAGGCTTCCTCCTTCAATTGGATCTTTGATACAACTCGACGTGTTGTATTTATACAATAACAACTTCTCTGGAGAGTTGCCTTTGTCTTTAACAAATTGCACGAGTTTAATCTCGTTGAATTTGGGGGCCAACAAGTTTTCTGGTAATGTGCCTGTCTGGATTGGGGAAAACttatcaaagttgtatgttctTATCCTAAGATCAAACAACTTCTTTGGAACCATCCCCTTACACTTATGTCAATTAGCTAATCTTCAACTTCTAGACTTGTCAATGAACAATCTCCATGGAGCCATCCCCTCATGTTTAAGTAATCTTACGAGCATGGTTCAACAAGGGTTCTTACAAGATGTGGATTATTATAGAGATGTAGGAAATTATGCATCTGACCACCAGATATATGTTGACCATGCGATGATTGAGTGGCAAGGATATGAACGTGAATTCTTCAGCACTTTGAAATTGGTGAAGAGCATTGACCTgtcaagcaacaatttaacagGACAAATCCCACATGAAATTACCAGTCTTCATGACTTGATTTCCATGAACTTGTCGAAGAACGTCCTATCTGGAGAGATTCCACAGAAAATTGGTGAGATGAAAAACCTTTTGACTTTGGATTTATCTAGAAACAATTTTTCAGGGAGGATACCATCAAGCATGTCTCAGATGAGTTTACTGAATGACCTAGACGTGTCATTTAATAACTTGTCAGGGAGAATCCCATCTAGCACACAACTCCAGTCCTTTCCACCTTCAACATACAGTGGAAACGCACGTCTATGTGGACCTCCCCTTACCAAAAAATGTCCTGGAGAAGAAGAATCAAAAGTACCGCCTCTTATTGGTAAAGGTGAGGGTAAAGAGGAAGACATAGATGAACTTGAGAAATGGTTTTATATTGGTGGGGGCATGGGTTTTGCTACTGGATTTTGGATAGCATGTGGCAGTTTACTTCTCAACCGCCGATGGTGA